One region of Chloroflexota bacterium genomic DNA includes:
- a CDS encoding glycosyltransferase, whose product MHIAFLNPQGNFDPNDSYWTEHPDFGGQLVYVKEIAIAMAALGHQVDIITRKIVDTQWPEFAGTLDSYPGVKGVRIVRIACGPEFFLPKEELWPLLGSQWVPNLIEFYQQEGTLPDAVTTHYGDGGLAGAFFAQETGIPYTFTGHSLGAQKMDKLHAAPDNLETLDRRYHFARRIFAERISMNYASRVITSTQQERMEQYGHKAYHGAIDPADETRFAVTPPGVNRVVFSPESNETDELINARLAEVLQRDIEPARHTLPIVLASSRLDAKKNHIGLVRAFAESEELQAKANLAIAMRGLDDPLRRYASLSKEERALMDEIVAIIKKHALWGKVTSFPLNSQAELAAAYRVLAGRRSVFALTALYEPFGLAPLEAMSCGLPAVVTKSGGPSESMIEGGRKFGVLVDPSDPADIARGLLRAVESPESWEKLHQAGIERVISKYTWERTAEGYLKVIKAIVEEGRRAGEIEIPPYFRDPAPVKYEIPVDALASIYF is encoded by the coding sequence ATGCATATCGCTTTTCTCAACCCCCAGGGAAATTTTGATCCCAACGACAGCTACTGGACCGAGCATCCCGATTTTGGCGGGCAGCTTGTTTACGTCAAGGAAATCGCCATTGCCATGGCCGCGCTTGGTCATCAGGTGGATATCATCACCCGCAAGATCGTAGACACTCAATGGCCGGAATTCGCCGGAACGCTGGACAGCTATCCTGGCGTGAAAGGGGTACGCATTGTGCGGATCGCCTGCGGCCCCGAGTTTTTCCTACCGAAAGAAGAGTTGTGGCCCTTACTTGGCTCGCAGTGGGTACCCAATTTGATTGAGTTTTACCAGCAAGAGGGCACGCTGCCCGACGCCGTCACCACGCACTACGGCGATGGCGGTCTGGCCGGGGCGTTCTTCGCTCAAGAAACTGGCATCCCTTATACCTTCACCGGACACTCGCTCGGGGCGCAAAAGATGGATAAGCTCCACGCCGCGCCCGACAACCTCGAAACCCTCGACCGGCGCTATCACTTCGCCCGGCGCATCTTCGCCGAGCGCATCAGTATGAACTATGCCAGCCGGGTGATTACATCCACGCAACAGGAGCGCATGGAGCAATACGGTCACAAGGCCTATCACGGGGCGATTGACCCCGCTGATGAAACCCGCTTCGCCGTCACCCCACCGGGCGTTAACCGCGTGGTCTTCTCGCCCGAAAGCAACGAAACAGATGAACTCATCAACGCGCGGCTCGCCGAAGTACTGCAACGCGATATTGAACCCGCACGCCATACCTTGCCCATTGTGCTGGCCTCCAGCCGTTTGGATGCTAAAAAGAATCATATCGGGCTGGTACGCGCCTTCGCTGAAAGCGAAGAACTGCAAGCCAAAGCCAATCTCGCCATCGCCATGCGCGGCCTGGATGACCCTCTGCGGCGCTACGCGTCCCTGAGTAAAGAGGAGCGCGCCCTGATGGATGAAATTGTCGCCATCATCAAGAAGCACGCTCTGTGGGGCAAAGTGACCTCTTTCCCGCTCAACAGCCAGGCAGAGTTGGCCGCAGCCTACCGCGTGCTGGCCGGGCGGCGCTCGGTCTTCGCCCTGACAGCGCTCTACGAACCCTTTGGGTTGGCACCCCTCGAAGCGATGAGTTGCGGCCTGCCCGCCGTGGTGACAAAAAGTGGCGGCCCCTCCGAAAGCATGATCGAGGGCGGACGCAAATTCGGCGTGTTGGTAGACCCCAGCGACCCGGCGGATATTGCCCGCGGCTTGCTGCGCGCAGTAGAATCCCCTGAAAGCTGGGAGAAACTGCACCAGGCTGGCATCGAGCGAGTGATCTCCAAATACACCTGGGAGCGCACTGCCGAGGGCTATCTCAAAGTCATCAAAGCAATTGTGGAAGAAGGCCGCCGCGCCGGGGAGATTGAAATCCCCCCCTATTTCCGCGACCCCGCACCGGTTAAGTACGAAATTCCTGTGGATGCTTTAGCCAGCATCTATTTCTAA